In the Pithys albifrons albifrons isolate INPA30051 chromosome 3, PitAlb_v1, whole genome shotgun sequence genome, one interval contains:
- the USP4 gene encoding ubiquitin carboxyl-terminal hydrolase 4 isoform X1, with amino-acid sequence MAAAPSDAERARPDPATQRAELGPLLATALRPGESWYLVESRWFKQWKKYVGFDNWEMFGQGDPSLFPGPVDNAGLFPGPIDNSGLFGDPETQSLKEHLIDELDYVLVPTEAWNKLVAWYGCIDGQQPIVRKVVEYGLFVKHYKVEVYLLELKLCESSDPDNVISCHFSKADTVATIEKEMRKLFNIPSEKETRLWNRYMSNTYEQLSKLDSTVQDAGLYQGQVVLIEVKNEDGTWPGQHFLAKSSTATSRNFTTSSKSSSSSYSSVSATSVITNGDSSNSYGLNSSHLGRGGSGFVCNSYNCRDSPSLSQPGLCGLSNLGNTCFMNSALQCLSNTPPLTDYFLEDKYEAEINQNNPLGMRGEIAEAYAELIKQMWSGRQSHVAPRMFKTQVGRFAPQFSGYQQQDSQELLAFLLDGLHEDLNRVKKKPYLELKDANGRPDSEVAKEAWENHRLRNDSIIVDIFHGLFKSTLVCPKCSKVSVTFDPFCYLTLPLPLRRDRLMEVTLVYADPQHRPVQYRVVVPMMGAISDLCEALSKLSGVPAENMVVTDVYNHRFHKIFQMDEGLNHIMPKDDIFVYEVRKPHEDGSEHVTLSIYFREKTMRQPSSTAGTVLFGQPLLISVPKHKLTVDHLYNVVLEQISRYVKLPLAEEYSTPCPDRGTCNGSNGVVEGDIEEMEHQDGGEEGKEKPSEVDPCHSEGCMQVEAGRDLQPCKKQHFTFSLVNSSGTSEINSIVEGKLLKLNAFSAVAVDWDSDTRRLLYDEQEAQAFEKHGSMLQPQKKKAVVALRDCIELFTTMETLGEHDPWYCPNCKKHQQATKKFDLWSLPKILVVHLKRFSYSRYWRDKLDTVVEFPIRGLNMSEFVCDPRAGSYVYDLIAVSNHYGAMGVGHYTAYAKNKVNDKWYYFDDSSVSVASEDQIVTKAAYVLFYQRRNNEEHTASCPPQEECDGMDTN; translated from the exons GTACCTGGTGGAGAGCCGGTGGTTCAAGCAGTGGAAGAAGTATGTGGGCTTCGACAATTGGGAAATGTTCGGCCAGGGCGATCCCAGCCTGTTCCCGGGGCCCGTGGATAACGCGGGCCTGTTCCCGGGGCCCATCGACAACTCGGGCCTGTTCGGCG ATCCGGAAACTCAGAGTTTAAAAGAACACCTCATTGATGAGCTGGATTACGTGTTGGTGCCCACCGAAGCCTGGAACAAACTAGTAGCGTGGTATGGCTGCATAGACGGGCAGCAGCCTATTGTGAGGAAA GTGGTGGAGTATGGGCTGTTTGTGAAGCACTACAAGGTGGAAGTTTATCTCCTGGAGCTGAAGCTGTGCGAGAGCAGCGACCCCGACAATGTCATCAGCTGCCACTTCAGCAAAGCAGACACCGTTG CTACCAttgagaaagaaatgagaaaactaTTTAATATCCCATCTGAGAAGGAAACCAGGTTGTGGAACAGGTATATGAGTAACACCTACGAGCAGCTCAGCAAGCTGGATAGCACAGTGCAAGATGCAGGGCTCTATCAGGGTCAG GTGGTTCTAATAGaagtgaaaaatgaagatgGCACATGGCCTGGGCAGCATTTCCTGGCAAA aTCAAGCACTGCAACTAGCAGAAACTTTACTACCTCTTCAAAATCATCATCAAGTTCTTACTCCTCAGTGTCTGCCACTTCTGTCATTACTAACGGTGATAGCAGTAACTCCTATGGACTGAACAGCTCCCACCTGGGCAGGGG AGGTTCTGGATTTGTGTGTAACTCTTACAACTGCAGGGACAGTCCTTCCCTGTCACAGCCTGGACTTTGTGGACTCAGTAACCTTGGAAACACCTGCTTCATGAATTCTGCATTACAG TGTCTGAGCAATACTCCTCCTCTGACTGACTATTTCCTGGAAGATAAATATGAAGCTGAGATAAATCAGAACAACCCACTGGGGATGAGGGGAGAAATTGCAGAAGCCTACGCAGAGCTCATCAAACAGATGTGGTCTGGGAGACAATCCCATGTGGCCCCACGTATGTTTAAA ACACAGGTTGGCCGATTTGCTCCTCAGTTTTCAGGATACCAGCAGCAAGATTCCCAGGAGCTCTTGGCTTTTCTTCTAGATGGCTTGCACGAGGATTTGAACAGAGTGAAGAAGAAGCCCTACTTGGAGCTGAAGGATGCCAATGGCAGACCTGACTCG gagGTGGCAAAAGAGGCCTGGGAAAATCATAGGCTGAGGAATGATTCTATCATTGTGGACATTTTCCATGGTCTTTTCAAGTCAACCCTTGTTTGTCCCAAATGCTCCAAAGTTTCAGTGACCTTTGACCCTTTCTGTTATTTAACCCTCCCACTGCCGTTAAGGAGGGATCGTCTCATGGAAGTTACCCTGGTCTATGCAGACCCACAGCACAGACCTGTCCAG TACCGGGTTGTGGTGCCGATGATGGGAGCCATCTCGGATCTATGTGAAGCGCTTTCCAAACTCTCCGGTGTTCCTGCAGAAAAT ATGGTGGTGACAGACGTGTATAATCACCGATTCCACAAAATCTTCCAAATGGATGAAGGTTTAAATCATATCATGCCAAAAGACGACATCTTTGT GTATGAAGTTCGCAAACCCCATGAGGATGGCTCGGAGCACGTTACTCTCTCCATTTACTTTCGGGAGAAGACAATGAGGCaacccagcagcactgcagggactgtGCTCTTTGGGCAGCCACTGCTGATATCTGTGCCGAAACACAAGCTCACTGTGGATCACCTGTACAATGTGGTCTTGGAGCAGATCAG CCGCTACGTGAAACTCCCTTTGGCAGAAGAGTACTCCACACCCTGCCCAGACAGAGGAACCTGCAATGGCTCCAATGGTGTGGTTGAAG GTGACATTGAAGAGATGGAGCATCAGGACGGAGGAGAGGAAGGCAAGGAAAAGCCGTCTGAAGTTGATCCCTGCCACTCTGAGGGTTGTATGCAGGTGGAGGCAGGAAGAGACCTGCAGCCTTGCAAGAAGCAGCATTTCACCTTCAGCCTTGTGAATTCCTCTGGGACTTCTGAGATAAACTCCATTGTTGAAGGAAAACTCTTAAAACTGAATg CTTTTTCTGCAGTTGCTGTTGACTGGGATTCTGATACACGGAGGCTACTTTATGATGAACAGGAGGCACAG GCATTTGAAAAACATGGGAGCATGCTACAACCACAGAAGAAGAAGGCTGTGGTAGCTCTCAGAGACTGCATAGAGCTCTTCACTACCATGGAAACACTTGGTGAACACGACCCGTG gTACTGCCCTAACTGCAAGAAGCATCAACAGGCCACAAAGAAGTTTGACTTGTGGTCTTTGCCCAAGATTTTGGTGGTGCATTTAAAACGCTTCTCATACAGCAGATACTGGAGGGATAAACTCGATACTGTTGTGGAATTCCCTATCAG GGGTTTAAACATGTCTGAGTTCGTGTGTGACCCAAGAGCAGGCTCGTATGTGTATgacctcattgcagtttccaatcACTATGGAGCCATGGGAGTGGGCCACT ACACTGCCTATGCAAAGAACAAAGTGAACGACAAGTGGTACTACTTCGATGACAGCAGCGTATCAGTGGCTTCGGAAGACCAAATAGTG ACAAAAGCTGCATATGTGCTGTTTTATCAGCGCCGAAACAACGAGGAACATACTGCCTCATGTCCTCCCCAAGAAGAATGTGATGGCATGGATACCAACTAA
- the USP4 gene encoding ubiquitin carboxyl-terminal hydrolase 4 isoform X2: MAAAPSDAERARPDPATQRAELGPLLATALRPGESWYLVESRWFKQWKKYVGFDNWEMFGQGDPSLFPGPVDNAGLFPGPIDNSGLFGDPETQSLKEHLIDELDYVLVPTEAWNKLVAWYGCIDGQQPIVRKVVEYGLFVKHYKVEVYLLELKLCESSDPDNVISCHFSKADTVATIEKEMRKLFNIPSEKETRLWNRYMSNTYEQLSKLDSTVQDAGLYQGQVVLIEVKNEDGTWPGQHFLAKGSGFVCNSYNCRDSPSLSQPGLCGLSNLGNTCFMNSALQCLSNTPPLTDYFLEDKYEAEINQNNPLGMRGEIAEAYAELIKQMWSGRQSHVAPRMFKTQVGRFAPQFSGYQQQDSQELLAFLLDGLHEDLNRVKKKPYLELKDANGRPDSEVAKEAWENHRLRNDSIIVDIFHGLFKSTLVCPKCSKVSVTFDPFCYLTLPLPLRRDRLMEVTLVYADPQHRPVQYRVVVPMMGAISDLCEALSKLSGVPAENMVVTDVYNHRFHKIFQMDEGLNHIMPKDDIFVYEVRKPHEDGSEHVTLSIYFREKTMRQPSSTAGTVLFGQPLLISVPKHKLTVDHLYNVVLEQISRYVKLPLAEEYSTPCPDRGTCNGSNGVVEGDIEEMEHQDGGEEGKEKPSEVDPCHSEGCMQVEAGRDLQPCKKQHFTFSLVNSSGTSEINSIVEGKLLKLNAFSAVAVDWDSDTRRLLYDEQEAQAFEKHGSMLQPQKKKAVVALRDCIELFTTMETLGEHDPWYCPNCKKHQQATKKFDLWSLPKILVVHLKRFSYSRYWRDKLDTVVEFPIRGLNMSEFVCDPRAGSYVYDLIAVSNHYGAMGVGHYTAYAKNKVNDKWYYFDDSSVSVASEDQIVTKAAYVLFYQRRNNEEHTASCPPQEECDGMDTN, from the exons GTACCTGGTGGAGAGCCGGTGGTTCAAGCAGTGGAAGAAGTATGTGGGCTTCGACAATTGGGAAATGTTCGGCCAGGGCGATCCCAGCCTGTTCCCGGGGCCCGTGGATAACGCGGGCCTGTTCCCGGGGCCCATCGACAACTCGGGCCTGTTCGGCG ATCCGGAAACTCAGAGTTTAAAAGAACACCTCATTGATGAGCTGGATTACGTGTTGGTGCCCACCGAAGCCTGGAACAAACTAGTAGCGTGGTATGGCTGCATAGACGGGCAGCAGCCTATTGTGAGGAAA GTGGTGGAGTATGGGCTGTTTGTGAAGCACTACAAGGTGGAAGTTTATCTCCTGGAGCTGAAGCTGTGCGAGAGCAGCGACCCCGACAATGTCATCAGCTGCCACTTCAGCAAAGCAGACACCGTTG CTACCAttgagaaagaaatgagaaaactaTTTAATATCCCATCTGAGAAGGAAACCAGGTTGTGGAACAGGTATATGAGTAACACCTACGAGCAGCTCAGCAAGCTGGATAGCACAGTGCAAGATGCAGGGCTCTATCAGGGTCAG GTGGTTCTAATAGaagtgaaaaatgaagatgGCACATGGCCTGGGCAGCATTTCCTGGCAAA AGGTTCTGGATTTGTGTGTAACTCTTACAACTGCAGGGACAGTCCTTCCCTGTCACAGCCTGGACTTTGTGGACTCAGTAACCTTGGAAACACCTGCTTCATGAATTCTGCATTACAG TGTCTGAGCAATACTCCTCCTCTGACTGACTATTTCCTGGAAGATAAATATGAAGCTGAGATAAATCAGAACAACCCACTGGGGATGAGGGGAGAAATTGCAGAAGCCTACGCAGAGCTCATCAAACAGATGTGGTCTGGGAGACAATCCCATGTGGCCCCACGTATGTTTAAA ACACAGGTTGGCCGATTTGCTCCTCAGTTTTCAGGATACCAGCAGCAAGATTCCCAGGAGCTCTTGGCTTTTCTTCTAGATGGCTTGCACGAGGATTTGAACAGAGTGAAGAAGAAGCCCTACTTGGAGCTGAAGGATGCCAATGGCAGACCTGACTCG gagGTGGCAAAAGAGGCCTGGGAAAATCATAGGCTGAGGAATGATTCTATCATTGTGGACATTTTCCATGGTCTTTTCAAGTCAACCCTTGTTTGTCCCAAATGCTCCAAAGTTTCAGTGACCTTTGACCCTTTCTGTTATTTAACCCTCCCACTGCCGTTAAGGAGGGATCGTCTCATGGAAGTTACCCTGGTCTATGCAGACCCACAGCACAGACCTGTCCAG TACCGGGTTGTGGTGCCGATGATGGGAGCCATCTCGGATCTATGTGAAGCGCTTTCCAAACTCTCCGGTGTTCCTGCAGAAAAT ATGGTGGTGACAGACGTGTATAATCACCGATTCCACAAAATCTTCCAAATGGATGAAGGTTTAAATCATATCATGCCAAAAGACGACATCTTTGT GTATGAAGTTCGCAAACCCCATGAGGATGGCTCGGAGCACGTTACTCTCTCCATTTACTTTCGGGAGAAGACAATGAGGCaacccagcagcactgcagggactgtGCTCTTTGGGCAGCCACTGCTGATATCTGTGCCGAAACACAAGCTCACTGTGGATCACCTGTACAATGTGGTCTTGGAGCAGATCAG CCGCTACGTGAAACTCCCTTTGGCAGAAGAGTACTCCACACCCTGCCCAGACAGAGGAACCTGCAATGGCTCCAATGGTGTGGTTGAAG GTGACATTGAAGAGATGGAGCATCAGGACGGAGGAGAGGAAGGCAAGGAAAAGCCGTCTGAAGTTGATCCCTGCCACTCTGAGGGTTGTATGCAGGTGGAGGCAGGAAGAGACCTGCAGCCTTGCAAGAAGCAGCATTTCACCTTCAGCCTTGTGAATTCCTCTGGGACTTCTGAGATAAACTCCATTGTTGAAGGAAAACTCTTAAAACTGAATg CTTTTTCTGCAGTTGCTGTTGACTGGGATTCTGATACACGGAGGCTACTTTATGATGAACAGGAGGCACAG GCATTTGAAAAACATGGGAGCATGCTACAACCACAGAAGAAGAAGGCTGTGGTAGCTCTCAGAGACTGCATAGAGCTCTTCACTACCATGGAAACACTTGGTGAACACGACCCGTG gTACTGCCCTAACTGCAAGAAGCATCAACAGGCCACAAAGAAGTTTGACTTGTGGTCTTTGCCCAAGATTTTGGTGGTGCATTTAAAACGCTTCTCATACAGCAGATACTGGAGGGATAAACTCGATACTGTTGTGGAATTCCCTATCAG GGGTTTAAACATGTCTGAGTTCGTGTGTGACCCAAGAGCAGGCTCGTATGTGTATgacctcattgcagtttccaatcACTATGGAGCCATGGGAGTGGGCCACT ACACTGCCTATGCAAAGAACAAAGTGAACGACAAGTGGTACTACTTCGATGACAGCAGCGTATCAGTGGCTTCGGAAGACCAAATAGTG ACAAAAGCTGCATATGTGCTGTTTTATCAGCGCCGAAACAACGAGGAACATACTGCCTCATGTCCTCCCCAAGAAGAATGTGATGGCATGGATACCAACTAA